ACCTGAACGCTTTCGACACCTTGGTTTTACCGGTGTTCGACAAAGGGCAAACCACCGATTTGGGCACCGACACCCAATTGGCGACCTTGACCGAAAGCCTGTTTGAACAAGGGGATTTTCTGGCCAAACCGGGGCAAACCCAAATGGTGTTTCAGCCGGCGGGCGTACCATGCCGTCGTGTCCTGCTGGTCGGCTTCGGCGACATCGGCAAACTGACCGTCAAAGCGTATCTGGAAAGCTTGAACGCCGCGGCCAAAGCCTTGGACAACTCCGGCGCGGAAGAAGTGCTGAATTCCTTGATTGACGTACAACCGGCCGAAACCGACCAGGCCTGGTCGGTTTATCAAAATGCCTTGGCTTTCCAACGCAGCCTATACGATTACGAACACGAAAGCCGCAACAAGAAAACCCCGAAGACGCCGAAATTAAACGGCATGACCTTCCCGGTTGAAGCGTCCGCAGAAAATGTGTCGCAACTGGAACAAGCCCAAGCATCCGCTCTGGGCATGGCGTTGACCCAGGATCTGGCGAACATGCCAAGTAACTTCTGTACCCCAACCTATTTGGCGGAAACCGCTCAGAAACTGGGCGAAATGCACGGCTTTGACGTCAATATCCTCGACGAAGCCGAAATGACTCAAATGGGCATGGGCGCTTTCATGGCGGTGGCACAAGGCGCGCATACGCCGCCAAAAATGATTTGCCTGTCCTACCGGGGAGCCGGAGACGAAGCCCCGATTGCCTTGGTCGGTAAAGGCGTGACTTTCGACACCGGCGGGATCTCCTTGAAACCCGGCGAATCCATGGATGAAATGAAATACGATATGGGCGGTGCCGCCACCGTATTGGGCGTTTTCGAAGCCTTGGGGCGTTTGAAACCTAAGGTAAACGTCGTCGGCGTGATTCCATCCACCGAAAACATGCCGGCCGGCAACGCCACCAAGCCAGGCGACGTGGTGAAATCGCTTTCCGGTCAAACCATCGAAATTCTCAACACCGATGCCGAAGGGCGTTTGATCCTGTGTGATGCGTTGACCTATGCACAGCAAACCTATCAACCGAAAAAAATCATCGACATGGCAACCTTGACCGGTGCCTGCATCATCGCACTGGGCCACCAAATGTCCGCCGTGCTGGGGAACAACCAACCGTTAGTGGATGCCCTTCTGGCCTCCGGCTTGAAAACCTACGACCGCTTCTGGCAAATGCCGTTGAGCGAAGAATACGACGAGCAACTGCAATCCAATTTCGCCGACATGGCCAACATCGGCGGTCGCCCGGCCGGCACCATCACTGCCGCTCAATTCCTGGCACGTTATACTAGGGATGTGGAGTGGGCGCATCTGGACATTGCCGGCACAGCTTGGGTCAGTGGCAAAAACAAAGGTGCCACCGGTCGCCCGGTACCGGCCGTGGTCGATTTTCTAATGGCTCAGGCCGGCCAGTAAACGGAGTTGCATCATGTCGGGTGAACAAGATGTGGTGTTCTATGTTTTGAGCAGTGACGGCGATGCGGAACGCGAAGCCTTCATCGCCAAACTGGTCAATAAAATTCACCGTGAAAACCGCTTGTGCGACATTCGTTTCGACGAAGAGCAAGCTCGAACACGCTTCGACACGCAGCTTTGGCAATACCAACCACAAGCGTTCATCCCGCATGTCCTCGGAGAAGAAGTCAACGAACTTGCCGCGCCGATTCGCCTATGGTCGGAGAACATCGCCCAACCCTGTCAGGACGTCTTACTCAACATCCACCCCGTTTTTCCGGAAACCTTCGAACAATACCGCCGGACCATTGAGGTACTGGATCAGTCCGAACGGCTGATTCAAATGGGGCGTGAGCGCTGGAAAACCTATAAAGCCAAAGGCTTTGAGCCGGTAGTGCATAAAATTTAACGCCCCGACATAGCCTTGGGCTAAAATAAGCCTCCTAAGAAAAACATCAAAAATGGCGAAAAACGCTTTTATGAAACGCACCGCTCAGCTTGTCAAACCGGGTCGACGCTTAGCCCGTCTGCCATCCGCTCTCCGCCTTGCCCTGCTCGGCGGCCTCATGAGCATGAGCCAAACGGCGTCGGCGTCCGTCGTATCATCGCCCGCTCCGAGCAACCCACCCGCTATCACCGAATTCTGTCAGGACTTTGCCGATAAACTGCGCACCGTGGACTACCAAGGGTGCCTGACGCTGAACTTGAATCAAAGTATCGAACATAAAAGCATCGAACATCGTCCCCTGACCTACAAGGAAGTGCTACCGGCCAATAATCAGCCACCGAAAGGGCGCATCCTGTTTATCAGCGGAATTCACGGCGATGAATACTCCGCCATCAGTATCAGCTACCTATGGCTTCAAACCTTATTGAGCCCTGAGAGCCAAACCCAATACCATTGGCTGTTTTTACCGCTGGCCAACCCGGATGGGCTTTTTCAAAGCCCGGCGACCCGACAGAATGCCGACGGCGTCGACTTGAATCGTAACTTTCCGTCACCCGACTGGGACGAGCTGGCCATACGCACCTGGAAAAACCACTATCGCATGAACAAGCGTCGTTACCCTGGTCCGACCGCGGCCAGTGAACCGGAAACGCAATGGATGGTGCAATTGGTTGAACGCTTCAAACCCACCGCCATCATTTCGATTCACGCACCTTACGGCCTGCTGGATTACGATGGTCCCGAACATGCCCAACCCAATAAAATCGGCCACCTCAAGCACCGTGCCCTAGGCACCTACCCGGGATCACTCGGTCGTTATGCCGGCGAACACCTCAATATTCCGGTTTTGACACTGGAGTTGAAATCGGCCGGCCGCATGCCGAACCAAACCGAAATCAACCACATGCTGAATGACCTGGAAACCTGGGTGACCGAAAAAATCGAACAAAAAGAGTGGGATCTGTAAAGAGCCACACGAATCGTGACGCCTTGAAATAAGGATAGATTAAGGGTTGCCGGATAACGCCAGGTTTTGTGACACGCTCGGCGCGTTTTTGGATTCCTGCTCGGTTTCAAACACCAACTGCCAACGCCCTTCGTTTTGACGTTGCCAATACTGCTCCACCAGTTTACGCCCTTCGTCGATTGGGAAGCTCACGTAATAAACCCCTTCTTCCCCGGGATAAGCGTACACACTGACGTGACCCCAATCCACACGATAATCATTCTGGCTGCGTAGCCATTGATTGATTTGCGAAAGTACCTGCTGTTTGTCTTCATCATTCCGTTCAATGAAATTACGCTGGATGTTCTGCGCAATGATGACCGGCGTCGACGGCAGCAAGCGGTATTTGAACACCAAAGATTCCATCGCCGGATTGTTCAGCACCACACAACCACGGCTGGCCAACGGCGCTCGACTAAAGGTATTGCGTGGCGTGCCGTGCAACCAGATTCCGGAACCGGTTCGACCTTTTTGCTTATCCCAACTGTTCGGGTAATTCAAGGTCAAAGCCGCCACACCATACAATTCAGGCAATTTGGAATCCGGTAGTTCTTTTTCGATTTTGTAGATACCGATTGGGGTTTTCAGGTCGCCGCGCACTTGCTTGCCGGTGCCTTTTTCACCCAACGAGACGTAATAATTGACCACTTCCTGGTAACCGTTTTCGTTTTTACGATATAGGAATAGGCGGTGTGCTTCGGAATCGACAATCACCAAATAGGGTTCGTCACTGGTTTTCAGAACATACTGCGCCAAAAGCGCATCCCACGTAGCATCTTGATTGACACCGTCGTTTTCCTGTTGCTGCCAACGCACCTTGGCTTCGGACAATAAGGACTCCGCCTCGCGCTGATTGCGTTGCCGTTGTTGCTGAATCCAATCGGCCTTACCGGCGCGAATCGCATAGAGTTCGGCTTTGACCAGTTGGGCCAGTTTGTATTCCGGCATATCTTTGGCGAGCGTCTGCGCCTGGGAAACGGCTTGATCGAATGAAGCCGTTTTCACCGCGCCCAAACCGGACAATAAGGAATGCTCGGCCTGCAAAGCGCCGTCTTCCGCGGAAACGGACGTCGCCATCGCGCTCAGGCATAACAGCATCGCCCCCCAGATTGGGCGAGGTTTCCGAAAAGGTTCCGGTCGTTTGCACTCAGTCATAAAGCACGTTTTCCTGTACGATTTTCCATTGGTCGTCCTGGTTCTGCCATACCAGTTTCTTGCGTACGCGATCCTTAAACGTATTGGATTCATAGGCTTGCCAGAAAGTCACTTGAATGGTTTGCGGCGTCAACGGCACTACCTGAACATCGTCCAACTGGATACGGATGTAGCTCGGACGCGTCAAACTGCGATCCCGGCTTTTCGCCCAGGCCTGGTGATTATTGTAATTGTCCGAGGTGTAATCCGGGCTGTAATAATCAAGATAACGGGACACTTCCTGTTCCACCCAGGCCTGACGCCAGCTTTCGACGCGGTTCGCGACCCGTTTCATATTGTTTTCCACCAACGCCAATTGCGCCTGCTCCGGTGTTTTCAACTCGGTGCCGGCCGACAGAATCCATTGCCCTTGCGGCAAATCCACTTCCGATTTTTTAAACACGGATTGATACGCCTGCTGCGCCTGGTAAGCGTAAATCTGGTTCAGGTTCTTGCGCAAGGCGGCGATTTTCGGGTCGGCGTTCAATGCCGACTCCAGAACCTGTTGCGCCTTGTCGTACTCGTGTTGCTTGATGTAGGCCGCCGCCAGGTTATTACTCGCCGCCAAATCCTGCGGGTAATCTTTCAACAGGCCTTGCAACAGTTGAATCGCGCCGTCCATATCACCGGACTGAGACGCCTGAATCGCCTGTTCGAAACGCGCTTGATACGCTTGCTCATCCGCTGTCGCCGTCTCGGCAAGCATCGTCAAGGGAGCGATTATCCCCCAAGTCCACAAAAGAGTCGTCAACAGGGCGCCGGGGCGTTTTCGAAGATGGGTGCTATCGTGTTTCATAAATCCTTTTTTGCGAACCGGGGCACGTATAACCGTCAGATTTCTTTAAAAAACTAAGGTATTCTAACGTAAATCGCCCACGCCAACCATAGAAGTTTTCAAGCCTTTGATTTCATCACGCAACTTGGCGGCCTGCTCGAAATCCAAATCCTTGGCCGCTTTGTACATCTGTTTTTCCAACCGCTTGATGGCCGACGCCAATTCCGCCGGCGTCATGGCCTTGGCTTTCGACGTATCATAACCGCCCTCCGACTCGGCCGCTTTCAGTTTCGCCGCGGAAGCACCGGCACGCGGTGCGTACGGTGAATCTTCCAAAATATCCGCGACTTTTTTGTTCAATTTTTGCGGGGTGATGCCGTGCATTTCATTGAACTCGATCTGTTTGGCGCGGCGGCGTTCGGATTCGTCAATGGCCCGCTGCATCGAATCGGTGATTTTATCGCCATACAAAATCGCCTTACCGGCCACGTTTCGCGCCGCACGGCCAATGGTCTGAATCAGAGATCGTTCGGAACGCAAGAACCCTTCTTTATCGGCATCGAGAATTGCGACCAAAGACACCTCTGGAATATCCAGCCCTTCCCGCAACAGGTTGATGCCGACCAACACATCGAATTCGCCCAGCCGCAAATCGCGGATGATTTCAATTCGTTCCACCGTGTCGATATCCGAATGCAGGTACCGCACCCGGACATTGTGTTCTTCCAAGTATTCAGTAAGGTTTTCCGCCATGCGTTTGGTCAAGGTGGTCACCAATACCCGCTCCTCCTTGTCCACCCGCAACCCAATTTCGCCCAACAAATCGTCCACCTGGGTAAGCGCCGGGCGCACTTCCAGAACCGGGTCCAGCAAACCGGTCGGCCGCACCACCTGTTCGACGATTTTGGACTGATGTTCTTCCTCATACTTTGCCGGGGTGGCGGAGACGAAAATGGTCTGAGGCATGATGCGTTCGAATTCGTCGAACCGCATCGGCCGGTTATCCAACGCCGACGGCAGACGGAAACCGAAGTTGACCAGATTCTCTTTACGGGAACGGTCCCCTTTATACATCCCGCCGATTTGCGGAATGGTGACGTGGCTTTCGTCGATGAACATCAGGGCGTTTTTCGGCAGGTAATCCAGCAAAGTCGGCGGCGGTTCGCCCGGGCCCCGACCGGATAGATAGCGCGAATAGTTTTCGATGCCGGAACAATACCCCAGCTCCATCATCATTTCGATGTCCAAGCGCGTGCGTTCTTCCAAACGCTGGGCTTCGACGAGTTTGTTGGCGTCCCGCAATTCCTGCAGACGCACCACCAGCTCATCCTTGATTTTGTCAATGGTTTCCAACACCCGTTCCCGCGGCGTCACGTAATGGGATTTCGGATAAACGGTGATGCGGGTCGGACGACTCAAGACTTCGCCGGTCAACGGGTCAAACCAGGCCAGCGAATCGACTTCGTCATCGAACAATTCGATGCGAATGGCATACTCTTCCGCCTCGGCCGGAAAGACATCGATGACATCGCCCCGTACCCGGAAACAGCCCCGCCACAGCTCGACGTCGTTACGGGTGTACTGCATGCTCGTCAAGCGTTCCAGAATATCGCGCTGCGAGATGACATCGCCTAAACGTAACTGCAAAATCATCTTCAAATACAGGTCCGGATCACCCAAGCCGTAAATCGCCGAGACGGTCGCGATCAGCACCACGTCATTGCGTTCCATCAATGCCTTGGTGGCGGACAACCGCAACTGCTCAATCTGTTCGTTCACCGAGGAGTCTTTGGCGATGTAAGTATCGGAAGCCGGCACATAGGCTTCCGGTTGATAATAATCGTAGTAGGAAACGAAATATTCCACCGCATTGTGCGGGAAGAAACTTTTCATCTCGCCATACAACTGCGCCGCCAAGGTTTTATTGTGCGCCAGAATAATGGTTGGCCGCTGAACCTGTGCAATGACATTCGCCATGGTGAACGTCTTCCCGGAACCGGTCACCCCCAGCAGGGTTTGAAAGGCTTCACCATCTTCCAATCCCTCCACCAATTGTGCGATGGCAGTCGGTTGGTCACCGGCCGGCTGGTAGGAAGAAACAATTTCAAATGCTTTGGCCATGGGCTCGTCGAGACTCCGCGTCGGGTTCGTTAAAAAATAATTTGTTGTCAGTTTACTGTCGGCCAATCCGATTCAATTACCGATTAAAGAAAATTTACGCCAAAACCGCCCTAAACACTGAATTTTTCACTTAAAAAAAGGCCGAATTGGTTGTAAAATGACCGTAACATTTTACCTGAGTGCCAAGCAGAACAAAACCGAAACCCATTGGAATCTTGGGAATCTGAAAAAGAATCGCCCAACAATGTCGAATCCGTTCTGCTTCCGGTTCGTATGGCACCGTCCACCAACTTGAATGAGATGAAAATTTATGTCCCGACTGTCCAATCGTGTTAATCGAGTCAAACCCTCCCTGACCTTGGTCATTACCGCCAAAGCCGCCGAGCTGAAACGCGCCGGGAAGGACATCATCAGCTTGGGCGCCGGCGAGCCGGATTTCGACACCCCCGACCACATCAAAGCGGCCGGCATTCACGCCATTGAAAACGGGCAAACCCGTTACACTGCCGTGGACGGCACACCGGAACTGAAAGACGCCATCATCGCCAAATTCAAGCGTGACAATCATCTTAACTTTGCGGCCGACCAGATTCTGGTATCGTCTGGCGGGAAACAGAGTTTTTACAATCTGTGCCAAGGCGTTTTGGACGACGGCGACGAAGTGATTATTCCTGCGCCTTACTGGGTGTCTTACCCGGACATGGCCTTGCTGGCCGGTAGCGAACCGATCATTATTGAAGCCGGCATCGAGCAAGGCTTCAAAATCACCGCACAACAATTGGAAGCGGCGATTACCCCAAAAACCAAACTGGTGGTCATCAACAGCCCGTCCAATCCGACCGGAGCCGTCTACACGCCGGAAGAACTGAAAGCCCTCGGCGAAGTGCTCACAAAGCACCCGGACATACTGATTGCGTCGGACGACATGTATGAACACATTTTGCTCACCGACACACCGTTCACCAACATCCTGGAAGTTTGCCCGGAACTGACCGACCGCACCGTGGTCATGAACGGCGTCTCCAAAGCCTATTCGATGACCGGCTGGCGCATCGGTTACGCCGGCGGCCCGAAAGACATCATCGCAGCCATGCGAAAAGTGCAATCACAAAGCACGTCCAACCCGTGCTCGATTTCCCAGGCCGCATCGGTGGAAGCCCTGAACGGCGACCAAGGTTGCATTCAAACCATGTTGGTGGAATTCAAAAAACGCCACGATTTCGTGGTGGAACGTATCAATCAAATTCCCGGTTTCAAGTGCATTCCGGCCGCCGGCGCTTTCTATGCCTTTATGGACGTCCGCGATGCCATGAAACAGAAAGGGGTTGAGACGGATGCCGATTTCGCCACTGCGATTCTGGAAGAGGTCGACGTCGCCGCCGTGCCGGGGTCCGGCTTCGGTGCCGAAGGCTACTTGCGTATCTCCTTCGCCACCAGCATGGACAACTTGGTGAATGCTCTGGATCGCATCGACGCGTTTATGCAAAAAGCTTAATCCGCGAGTCGTTTAAACGTTCTAAATGAAAAACCGCCAGGCCTGGCGGTTTTTTTGTGTTCAGGGGAACTTGCTCAAGAATCTTTAAAGACAAGCCATCGGACACGCAAAAT
The nucleotide sequence above comes from Hydrogenovibrio thermophilus. Encoded proteins:
- a CDS encoding leucyl aminopeptidase; protein product: MKQIQFSLSSNADLNAFDTLVLPVFDKGQTTDLGTDTQLATLTESLFEQGDFLAKPGQTQMVFQPAGVPCRRVLLVGFGDIGKLTVKAYLESLNAAAKALDNSGAEEVLNSLIDVQPAETDQAWSVYQNALAFQRSLYDYEHESRNKKTPKTPKLNGMTFPVEASAENVSQLEQAQASALGMALTQDLANMPSNFCTPTYLAETAQKLGEMHGFDVNILDEAEMTQMGMGAFMAVAQGAHTPPKMICLSYRGAGDEAPIALVGKGVTFDTGGISLKPGESMDEMKYDMGGAATVLGVFEALGRLKPKVNVVGVIPSTENMPAGNATKPGDVVKSLSGQTIEILNTDAEGRLILCDALTYAQQTYQPKKIIDMATLTGACIIALGHQMSAVLGNNQPLVDALLASGLKTYDRFWQMPLSEEYDEQLQSNFADMANIGGRPAGTITAAQFLARYTRDVEWAHLDIAGTAWVSGKNKGATGRPVPAVVDFLMAQAGQ
- a CDS encoding DNA polymerase III subunit chi; this encodes MSGEQDVVFYVLSSDGDAEREAFIAKLVNKIHRENRLCDIRFDEEQARTRFDTQLWQYQPQAFIPHVLGEEVNELAAPIRLWSENIAQPCQDVLLNIHPVFPETFEQYRRTIEVLDQSERLIQMGRERWKTYKAKGFEPVVHKI
- a CDS encoding M14 family zinc carboxypeptidase — its product is MAKNAFMKRTAQLVKPGRRLARLPSALRLALLGGLMSMSQTASASVVSSPAPSNPPAITEFCQDFADKLRTVDYQGCLTLNLNQSIEHKSIEHRPLTYKEVLPANNQPPKGRILFISGIHGDEYSAISISYLWLQTLLSPESQTQYHWLFLPLANPDGLFQSPATRQNADGVDLNRNFPSPDWDELAIRTWKNHYRMNKRRYPGPTAASEPETQWMVQLVERFKPTAIISIHAPYGLLDYDGPEHAQPNKIGHLKHRALGTYPGSLGRYAGEHLNIPVLTLELKSAGRMPNQTEINHMLNDLETWVTEKIEQKEWDL
- a CDS encoding L,D-transpeptidase family protein, giving the protein MTECKRPEPFRKPRPIWGAMLLCLSAMATSVSAEDGALQAEHSLLSGLGAVKTASFDQAVSQAQTLAKDMPEYKLAQLVKAELYAIRAGKADWIQQQRQRNQREAESLLSEAKVRWQQQENDGVNQDATWDALLAQYVLKTSDEPYLVIVDSEAHRLFLYRKNENGYQEVVNYYVSLGEKGTGKQVRGDLKTPIGIYKIEKELPDSKLPELYGVAALTLNYPNSWDKQKGRTGSGIWLHGTPRNTFSRAPLASRGCVVLNNPAMESLVFKYRLLPSTPVIIAQNIQRNFIERNDEDKQQVLSQINQWLRSQNDYRVDWGHVSVYAYPGEEGVYYVSFPIDEGRKLVEQYWQRQNEGRWQLVFETEQESKNAPSVSQNLALSGNP
- a CDS encoding nuclear transport factor 2 family protein encodes the protein MKHDSTHLRKRPGALLTTLLWTWGIIAPLTMLAETATADEQAYQARFEQAIQASQSGDMDGAIQLLQGLLKDYPQDLAASNNLAAAYIKQHEYDKAQQVLESALNADPKIAALRKNLNQIYAYQAQQAYQSVFKKSEVDLPQGQWILSAGTELKTPEQAQLALVENNMKRVANRVESWRQAWVEQEVSRYLDYYSPDYTSDNYNNHQAWAKSRDRSLTRPSYIRIQLDDVQVVPLTPQTIQVTFWQAYESNTFKDRVRKKLVWQNQDDQWKIVQENVLYD
- the uvrB gene encoding excinuclease ABC subunit UvrB, with amino-acid sequence MAKAFEIVSSYQPAGDQPTAIAQLVEGLEDGEAFQTLLGVTGSGKTFTMANVIAQVQRPTIILAHNKTLAAQLYGEMKSFFPHNAVEYFVSYYDYYQPEAYVPASDTYIAKDSSVNEQIEQLRLSATKALMERNDVVLIATVSAIYGLGDPDLYLKMILQLRLGDVISQRDILERLTSMQYTRNDVELWRGCFRVRGDVIDVFPAEAEEYAIRIELFDDEVDSLAWFDPLTGEVLSRPTRITVYPKSHYVTPRERVLETIDKIKDELVVRLQELRDANKLVEAQRLEERTRLDIEMMMELGYCSGIENYSRYLSGRGPGEPPPTLLDYLPKNALMFIDESHVTIPQIGGMYKGDRSRKENLVNFGFRLPSALDNRPMRFDEFERIMPQTIFVSATPAKYEEEHQSKIVEQVVRPTGLLDPVLEVRPALTQVDDLLGEIGLRVDKEERVLVTTLTKRMAENLTEYLEEHNVRVRYLHSDIDTVERIEIIRDLRLGEFDVLVGINLLREGLDIPEVSLVAILDADKEGFLRSERSLIQTIGRAARNVAGKAILYGDKITDSMQRAIDESERRRAKQIEFNEMHGITPQKLNKKVADILEDSPYAPRAGASAAKLKAAESEGGYDTSKAKAMTPAELASAIKRLEKQMYKAAKDLDFEQAAKLRDEIKGLKTSMVGVGDLR
- a CDS encoding pyridoxal phosphate-dependent aminotransferase, whose product is MSRLSNRVNRVKPSLTLVITAKAAELKRAGKDIISLGAGEPDFDTPDHIKAAGIHAIENGQTRYTAVDGTPELKDAIIAKFKRDNHLNFAADQILVSSGGKQSFYNLCQGVLDDGDEVIIPAPYWVSYPDMALLAGSEPIIIEAGIEQGFKITAQQLEAAITPKTKLVVINSPSNPTGAVYTPEELKALGEVLTKHPDILIASDDMYEHILLTDTPFTNILEVCPELTDRTVVMNGVSKAYSMTGWRIGYAGGPKDIIAAMRKVQSQSTSNPCSISQAASVEALNGDQGCIQTMLVEFKKRHDFVVERINQIPGFKCIPAAGAFYAFMDVRDAMKQKGVETDADFATAILEEVDVAAVPGSGFGAEGYLRISFATSMDNLVNALDRIDAFMQKA